From a single Lewinella sp. LCG006 genomic region:
- a CDS encoding glycoside hydrolase family 127 protein, translated as MMQTNLTTLKTLVGRSMTYLGCCLLLGCQSAPAPASTEAAQPDYALTPVDIRNVHLEDDFWLPIIKRVQEKTIEYALKKCQEEGRLENFLIAGKQLPGEVRGQMPFDDTDVYKIIEGASNSLISAPNPALEALLDTLIEIIAVGQEEDGYLTTWRTINPAAPPAPWVPVEEGVRWESLGASHELYNAGHMYEAAYTHYLATGKRNFLDIALKNADLLVATFGEAEGKIHNVPGHQIVETGLIKLYQLTENQAYLTLAKYFLDNRGNAANHPLYGPYSQDHLPVVDQDEVVGHAVRAVYMYAAMTDIAVLLQDSAYQNAVDKLWENMVGKKMYLTGGIGARHEGESFGDNYELPNLTAYSETCAAIGSVYWNHRLHRQSGKVDYFDIIERTLYNGLIAGLSLDGTQFFYPNALEADGVYTFNRGACTRQSWFDCSCCPTNIIRFLPALPGLLYSKEAQTIYTNLYAGSTSKVSLENGTFTLKQTTAYPWEGRVKMTINPEKATAATFKFRIPSWARNSPAPGGLYHYQQKETTIPTIALNGKPFEASMEGGYFTINRTWEQGDEVSLDFPMPVRMVEARAEVTEDQGKAALERGPLVYAVEGIDNPTGFAGITLAETDTFAVQEKQDLLGGIRILTNEKLTAIPYYAWSNRGIGKMKVWLDSSKK; from the coding sequence ATGATGCAAACGAATTTGACCACCTTGAAAACATTAGTCGGGCGCAGCATGACCTACTTGGGCTGTTGCTTATTGCTAGGATGCCAATCAGCTCCGGCTCCGGCCTCAACGGAAGCAGCCCAACCCGACTATGCTCTCACTCCGGTAGACATTCGTAATGTACATTTAGAAGATGATTTTTGGCTGCCTATCATCAAGCGGGTACAAGAAAAAACCATCGAATACGCCCTCAAAAAATGCCAGGAAGAAGGCCGCCTGGAAAATTTTCTGATTGCGGGAAAACAACTTCCAGGTGAAGTGAGAGGGCAAATGCCTTTTGACGATACCGATGTTTACAAAATTATTGAAGGTGCTTCCAACTCCTTGATCAGTGCTCCAAATCCAGCATTGGAGGCCCTGCTTGATACCTTAATTGAGATCATCGCCGTAGGGCAGGAAGAAGATGGTTACCTCACTACCTGGCGGACCATCAACCCTGCAGCTCCTCCAGCTCCCTGGGTGCCCGTAGAGGAAGGAGTACGCTGGGAATCGCTCGGTGCCAGCCACGAACTCTACAATGCGGGGCACATGTACGAGGCCGCCTACACCCATTATCTGGCTACCGGAAAAAGAAACTTCTTGGATATCGCATTGAAAAATGCGGACCTCCTGGTAGCTACTTTTGGCGAAGCAGAAGGGAAAATCCACAACGTCCCCGGCCATCAGATTGTCGAAACCGGCTTGATTAAACTTTATCAGCTGACCGAAAACCAAGCTTACCTCACTTTAGCCAAATACTTTCTGGATAATCGGGGGAATGCCGCAAATCATCCGCTTTATGGCCCTTACTCCCAGGATCATCTTCCAGTAGTAGACCAGGACGAGGTAGTTGGGCACGCTGTGCGCGCGGTGTATATGTACGCGGCGATGACGGATATAGCGGTGCTATTGCAAGACTCGGCCTACCAAAATGCCGTTGATAAACTCTGGGAAAACATGGTGGGTAAGAAAATGTACCTCACCGGAGGTATTGGCGCCCGCCACGAAGGAGAGTCTTTTGGTGACAATTACGAGTTGCCCAACCTTACCGCTTACAGCGAAACCTGTGCAGCGATTGGCAGTGTTTACTGGAACCATCGCCTTCACCGTCAGAGCGGGAAGGTGGATTATTTCGATATCATCGAACGTACCCTCTACAATGGTCTCATTGCGGGCTTATCGCTGGATGGTACCCAGTTTTTCTACCCCAATGCCCTTGAAGCTGATGGTGTTTACACTTTCAATCGGGGAGCATGCACGCGTCAGAGTTGGTTTGATTGTTCCTGTTGCCCTACCAATATCATTCGCTTCCTGCCTGCTTTGCCAGGCTTGCTCTATTCAAAAGAAGCGCAGACCATTTACACCAATCTTTACGCTGGCAGCACCAGTAAAGTAAGCTTGGAAAACGGCACTTTTACCCTCAAGCAGACCACCGCCTACCCTTGGGAAGGCAGGGTGAAGATGACTATCAATCCGGAAAAAGCGACGGCTGCGACCTTCAAATTTCGGATTCCTTCCTGGGCAAGAAACAGCCCTGCTCCGGGTGGTCTCTATCATTACCAGCAAAAAGAAACGACGATACCCACCATTGCGCTCAACGGAAAACCCTTTGAGGCCAGTATGGAAGGCGGTTATTTTACCATCAACAGAACCTGGGAGCAGGGTGATGAAGTTAGCCTGGATTTCCCGATGCCAGTACGCATGGTCGAAGCTCGGGCAGAAGTAACAGAGGATCAAGGTAAGGCCGCCCTGGAGAGAGGCCCATTGGTATACGCTGTAGAAGGCATTGACAATCCTACCGGTTTTGCAGGAATAACGCTCGCGGAAACCGACACCTTTGCGGTACAGGAAAAGCAAGACTTGCTCGGGGGTATTCGGATATTAACCAATGAAAAACTCACGGCCATTCCCTATTACGCCTGGTCGAACCGGGGGATAGGAAAAATGAAAGTCTGGTTAGACAGCAGTAAAAAATAA
- a CDS encoding alpha-L-arabinofuranosidase C-terminal domain-containing protein has product MKSLWKGLALILVLSICSLKVLVAQSDAYQLTIDASTSKAKIQPTMYGIFFEDINFAADGGLYAELVKNRGFEFPLPKMGWLEPNSDRHSLNTASGMGTIIKTENQPANRNILRVMVNNDQGYELINEGFRGMGIKEGQAYDLSFQAAKGEGRISQINFQLIGENGKVIGETSVAPTSANWQVYTSVIKADATAEKARLKITFQGTGLIDLDMISLFPQDTWKGRKYGLRKDLVQLLYDMDPGFLRFPGGCIVEGRTLAQRYQWKKTVGPIEEREALVNRWNTEFNHRLTPDYYQSFGLGFFEYFQLAEDIGAEAMPILGCGMACQFNTGELVPMDELGPYVQDALDLIEFANGDVSTPWGKVRSEMGHPEPFNMTYIGIGNEQWGPEYIKRYLVFEEAIKAKYPDIVIISGSGPFPDGEYFEYGMEELTKLNAAIVDEHYYRSPEWFRENATRYDSYDRNGPKIFAGEYAAQSVAIASPDNKNNWNCALSEAAYMTGLERNADLVVMTSYAPLMAHAEGWQWTPDMIWFNNLQAYGTANYYVQKMYANNAGTDLLQVTLDGQPVTGQHQLYASSVMDENTNQVIVKVANTGAEAQSLKLVFNGAKVGKEAEVWTMATDELEAVNSFEEPMKISPQASTAMLKKSSLEVKIPAHAFVVYKIGLR; this is encoded by the coding sequence ATGAAATCATTGTGGAAAGGGCTCGCCCTGATACTCGTCTTAAGCATTTGCAGTCTAAAAGTGCTGGTAGCTCAGTCAGACGCTTACCAGCTGACCATTGACGCCAGCACATCAAAAGCAAAAATACAGCCGACGATGTACGGCATCTTCTTTGAAGACATCAATTTTGCGGCCGATGGAGGCCTTTATGCAGAATTGGTAAAGAACCGCGGTTTCGAATTTCCCCTTCCAAAGATGGGCTGGTTGGAACCCAACAGTGACCGCCATTCGCTTAATACCGCCTCGGGAATGGGCACCATCATTAAAACCGAAAACCAGCCTGCTAACCGCAACATCTTGCGCGTAATGGTGAATAACGACCAGGGCTACGAACTGATCAATGAAGGCTTTCGCGGGATGGGCATCAAGGAAGGGCAGGCATACGACCTTTCCTTCCAGGCGGCAAAAGGAGAGGGGCGTATTTCTCAAATCAACTTCCAACTCATTGGTGAAAACGGTAAAGTTATTGGTGAAACCTCCGTCGCGCCAACCAGCGCCAATTGGCAAGTTTACACTTCGGTCATCAAAGCTGATGCAACTGCCGAAAAAGCCCGTTTAAAGATCACCTTCCAAGGCACCGGACTGATTGATCTGGATATGATTTCCTTGTTTCCACAGGATACCTGGAAAGGCCGTAAGTACGGACTCCGCAAGGACCTGGTGCAACTTTTGTACGATATGGACCCTGGCTTCCTGCGCTTTCCCGGAGGTTGTATCGTGGAAGGGCGGACGCTGGCCCAACGTTACCAATGGAAGAAAACCGTTGGTCCGATTGAAGAAAGAGAAGCCTTGGTCAATCGCTGGAACACAGAATTCAACCATCGCTTAACGCCCGACTATTATCAAAGTTTTGGCTTGGGCTTTTTTGAATACTTCCAGTTAGCGGAAGATATTGGCGCAGAAGCCATGCCTATCCTCGGTTGTGGGATGGCCTGCCAATTCAACACCGGAGAGCTGGTACCCATGGACGAACTGGGGCCCTACGTGCAGGATGCCCTCGATCTGATCGAGTTTGCCAACGGTGATGTATCCACGCCTTGGGGAAAAGTAAGAAGTGAGATGGGGCACCCCGAGCCTTTCAATATGACCTACATTGGCATCGGTAATGAACAATGGGGACCAGAATACATCAAGCGCTACCTGGTGTTTGAGGAGGCCATCAAAGCCAAGTACCCCGACATCGTCATTATTTCCGGCAGCGGCCCCTTCCCCGATGGTGAGTACTTCGAATACGGCATGGAGGAACTTACCAAGCTTAACGCCGCGATTGTGGATGAGCATTATTACCGTTCACCGGAATGGTTTCGCGAAAATGCGACCCGCTATGATAGTTACGACCGCAATGGTCCCAAAATATTTGCAGGAGAGTACGCTGCCCAGAGTGTGGCCATCGCGAGCCCGGATAACAAAAATAACTGGAATTGTGCACTGTCTGAAGCGGCTTACATGACCGGCTTGGAGCGCAATGCTGACCTGGTAGTGATGACCTCCTACGCGCCACTGATGGCCCACGCAGAAGGCTGGCAATGGACACCGGATATGATCTGGTTCAATAACCTCCAAGCTTACGGTACCGCCAATTATTATGTGCAAAAAATGTATGCCAACAATGCGGGAACCGATCTGCTACAGGTGACCCTGGACGGGCAACCAGTGACGGGCCAGCACCAACTGTATGCTTCTTCCGTGATGGACGAAAACACCAATCAGGTGATCGTAAAAGTAGCCAATACCGGTGCGGAAGCACAGTCCCTAAAGCTGGTATTCAACGGAGCAAAAGTAGGCAAAGAAGCAGAAGTATGGACCATGGCTACCGATGAACTCGAAGCCGTGAACTCCTTCGAGGAGCCTATGAAGATAAGCCCGCAGGCCAGTACTGCAATGTTGAAAAAAAGCAGCTTAGAGGTAAAAATTCCTGCGCACGCATTCGTCGTTTACAAAATCGGTTTGCGCTAA